CGTGGTCGAGCGCTTCGTGGTGGTCGAGGAATTGCTCCGGCGCGGCGCGCCCCTCGAACATCACTGGACCGCGGATCGTCAGAGCGGACCGGTCATCAACCGGTTCGGCTCCGAGGAGCTGAAGCGTCGGTTCCTTCCGCTGGTGTGCCGGGGCGAGCTCACGTTCTCCATCGGCATGAGCGAGCCCGACGCAGGGAGCGACCTCGCATCGGTGTCCTGCCGCGCGGTGAAGGTCGACGGAGGGTACGAGCTGTCGGGCACGAAGATCTGGACGAGCAACGCGCACCTCGCCGACTACGCGATCGTGCTGTGCCGCACGAGCGACGCGGAAGACCGGCACGCAGGGTTGAGCCAGCTCATCGTCGACCTGCACTCGCCCGGCGTCACCGTCAATCCCATCCCGTTCCTCGACGGTACGGAAGACTTCAACGAGGTCGTGTTCGAGGGCGTCGTCGTGCCCGCCGACCTGCTGCTCGGCGCCGAGGGTCAGGGTTGGGCGCAGAACACCTCCGAGCTCAGCTTCGAACGGGCCGGGCCCGAGCGGTGGATCTCGCCCTATCTCGTGGTCGAGCACTTCCTGCGCGAGTACGGCGACGACCTCGGCCCCGAAGCGGCGAGATTCCTCGGCGACTCGGTGGCGCGGTGGTGGGCCATCCGCCAGGTGTCGCTCACCGTCGCGCGCATGATCGACGAAGGCCGGTCACCATCGGTCGAGTCGGCGTTGGGGAAGGACCTCGGGACCCAGTTCGAACAGGAAGTGATGGCGCGAATCCAAACGCTGGTCGACGTGGAGCCCTCACTCGTTTCGTCGTCGGCGTTTCAGCGGTTGCTCGCGCGTGCGGTGCTCGTCGCGCCGTCGTGGACG
This genomic interval from Acidimicrobiia bacterium contains the following:
- a CDS encoding acyl-CoA dehydrogenase family protein; this translates as MRFVATELTDDERALQREVREFLDVELAHGYYEPGLGMASGASKALSRKLGERGWLGMALPREYGGGERSVVERFVVVEELLRRGAPLEHHWTADRQSGPVINRFGSEELKRRFLPLVCRGELTFSIGMSEPDAGSDLASVSCRAVKVDGGYELSGTKIWTSNAHLADYAIVLCRTSDAEDRHAGLSQLIVDLHSPGVTVNPIPFLDGTEDFNEVVFEGVVVPADLLLGAEGQGWAQNTSELSFERAGPERWISPYLVVEHFLREYGDDLGPEAARFLGDSVARWWAIRQVSLTVARMIDEGRSPSVESALGKDLGTQFEQEVMARIQTLVDVEPSLVSSSAFQRLLARAVLVAPSWTVRGGTNEILRSVIARGLR